One genomic region from Bacteroidales bacterium WCE2008 encodes:
- a CDS encoding chaperonin GroES translates to MIKPLADRVVIEPKEAETKTASGLYIPDTAKEKPQQGTVVAAGPGKKDEPMEVKVGDEVLYGKYAGTEVTVDDKKYLIVRQSDILAIL, encoded by the coding sequence ATGATCAAACCATTAGCAGACAGAGTCGTGATCGAGCCGAAAGAGGCTGAGACCAAGACAGCTTCAGGACTTTACATTCCTGATACAGCAAAGGAAAAACCGCAGCAGGGTACCGTCGTAGCAGCCGGTCCCGGCAAGAAGGATGAGCCTATGGAAGTCAAGGTAGGCGACGAAGTTCTCTACGGAAAGTATGCCGGAACTGAGGTTACGGTAGATGATAAGAAGTATCTTATCGTGCGTCAGTCAGACATTTTGGCAATTCTTTAA